TTCATTCAAGAGGGTTCTCAATCACCATTATCCACACCACTTTCAACTCTCCCAACCCTTCAAACTACCCTCACTTCACTTTCCGTATCATCTCCGAAGACTTGCCTGAAAACAATCGATGCACGAAAGATCTCATCGCTTTCGTCTCGATGCTCAATGCGATATGTGGATCGCCTTTTCGTGATTGCTTGGCTGATTTGTTGTCCGATACTTCAGAGGAGCCGATTGCTTGCTTGATTTCCGATGCTATACTTTACTTCACTCAAGATGTTGCAAATGAACTTAAGGTTCCTAGGATGGTATTGAGGACTGGTGCTGCCTCTTCCTTTTgtgttttctcttcttttcctctCCTAAGGGAAAAAGGGTACCTTCCTATACAAGGTACGTGTATGACTCTATATATATTTGCGTATAAAAATGATTATAGCATCGTATATGTGATGGTCATATTATCCGACGGCAGATTCTCAGCTAGAGGAGCCAATAGTTGACCTTCCACCATTAAGAGTAAAAGACCTCCCAGTGATCCACACAAATGACCCTGAAGATCTTTACAATGTGGTGGTTGGCATGGTGGAACAAAGCATAGCATCAAATGGTATGATATGGAACACTTTTGAAGAACTAGAAGGGACTTCCCTTGCAACGCTTCACCAAAAACTTGGGGTTCCACTTTTTCCAATTGGTCCATTCCATAAATGCTTTGCAGTCACTTCAAGTACTACTTCAAGCAGTTTGTTAACACATGACCAAAGTTGTATTTCATGGTTAGATAAACAAGACCCTAAATCAGTCATCTATGTGAGCTTTGGTAGTTTAGCATCAATAAGTGAAACCCAATTCTTGGAGATAGCTTGGGGTTTAGCTAATAGCAACCAACCATTCTTATGGGTGGTTAGGCCAGGTCTAGTCCATGGTTCAAATTGGGTTGAACCATTGCCAAATGGGTTCTTGGAAACATTGGGTGGGAAGGGACATATTGTTAAATGGGCTCCTCAACAACAAGTGTTGGCTCATCCATCTGTGGGAGCCTTTTGGACCCACAATGGGTGGAATTCAACTTTGGAGAGTATTTGTGAAGGGGTCCCTATGGTTTGCATGCCTTGTTTCACTGACCAAAAGGTTAATGCAAGGTATGTGAGTGAGGTTTGGGGGATTGGTTTGCAATTAGAGAAAGGGCTTGAGAGAGGGGAAATACAGAGGACAATCAAAAGGTTAATGGTGGACAAAGATGGGGAATATATAAGGGAGAGAATGTTGAATTTAAAGGAGAAATCAAATCTTTGCTTGAGTGAAAGTGGGTCTTCAAAACAAGCACTAGATAGCTTGGTTCATCACATTTTATCATTGGAATCACTTACTTTTCATACTCATTAAAAGATTGTGAATAAGCCTCTCAATCCCTAGTTAATAAAATCTTTGGGGGAGCTTTAGTTAATTTTATCCAATTTCTAATGTTATGCTACTTGTTTGTTTTAGTGATTTGGTTACTCAAATAATAATAggaataatattaaatttaaatctcaagttttatatattttgccAATTTgacctttattatttttcttttgagctaaatttgaccCTTAACCTTTTAAAAGAATCGAATTTAACCATCAATCTTTCACaaaagttgaattattattttgaaacaaaaatgctgagtaaaatgttaaattttaaacatgaaaatCCGCATGATAATCCACATGTACTTAATACTaattttttccttgaattttatgaactttttataaattcttttgaattttgagtatttttataaattttaagttattttgttGACGTGACATATAAAACAAACAATACCATGTTCGTTTGAATTACATGTGAATTGTCATGCATGTCGCTACACCAgcattgttaaaaaattaatctctaAGTCTttcgttaaaaaaaaaaaacgattcaactctttttaaaaggttaagggataaatttaacttaaaaataaaaataaagtcaaattgaaaataaaactattaacattgaaaactaaattaatcattataccCAAGTAAAAAAACCCGCCTGCATGGGATAGCATCAATCGATAAAGtgaagtttatatatatattcgaattttacaaaaattatagaTATCTGATTCGTTGcctttaaattttgatagaaGATTAAAACACCCCtcaaacatgtttttaagtaaattatttcCTTATGAAACTATAATCTTTTGGTGGTTTTCAATCTCTTCATTCTAATATCTTCAATTAGACGGTCCAAATTATTAGAAGAAGACCCACCAATACTAACACATTGGTTGATTACCTTAGCCATGTCTGTTGCCGAATTCACGAACTCCTTTCGATCCACCATCACATCGTTCACCATGTTCTCCACTATCTTCCTATCGCATACATCCTTCATATCCAACCCTATTTTCCACACCCTACTCACGACCCTACTAGTCACTTGTTGATCGGCAAAGTACGGCCAACAAACCATAGGCACCCCGGCAACGATGCTCTCTAAAGTTGAGTTCCACCCGCTATGCGTCAAGAACCCACCGACCGCCTGGTGGTTCAGGACCACCTCTTGCGGTGCCCAATCAACAATGTAGCCTCGATCCTTACTCTTCTCCATAAGCTCTTTTACAACATCCTCCCCTTCACCATCTTTTCCAATCACGGAATCTGGCCTTACAACAAACAAGAACTTCGTTTTACTGTTAAGAAGTCCATACCAAAGCTCTACGAGTTGATCCCTTGACGTGCTTGTAATGCTACCAAAACTTACGTAGATAACAGATCGATATGGTTGCTTATCGAGCCAAGGAATGCAGCTTTTATCCTCTTCCCGAAGGGCATTCGAAAATTGATCAAATGATTCTCCATGTTTTGCCTTGAGTTTTGTGTTTAATTGAGCATGTAAGGGTCCAATGGGGTAGATGTTAGCGCATTTAGTGCGTATTTGAGATAGTATAGGTCCATCGAGCTCGTCAGTGGTGTTGAATATCAAGGCGTCGGCTTCAGTGCTTTTTCGTGTTTGTTTAACAATAAGTTGAACAGTTGAATCTTCAATGTCCGATTTTCGACAAAAACTAGGAAGATCTCGACATCGAAGATAAGTTTCCATGCCTGGCACTGTTGTTATCAACCTGTCCATGTCTTCACTTCCTTccatattttaacaaaaacccATCAACCTAAGCAAGTTTATGTACagaaatttacatttaaaacttgttttaGGAGATCAATCATTCCAGCGTAGACAAGAACTAGACCCAACCCAAAAAATCTTACTGTAAACCTGAATAATTCAAAccttatatttctcaaattaaaaataattgaattcaaaaattaaatctatatgAAGAAAAACCAAGACAGACCCAACTCGAAAAAACTTACTGAAAATCCAGAATGATTTGGATTTGAAAACAACAATGAACATGAGCTTAAGAGTTAAACCCGAATGACTCAAAATCTAAATCACAActcaaaataaccaaattaaaatatccaAATTCGAAACGAATCAACAAtcttaaaatacaaattaatccaACCAAGAGCGACCCAAATTATCCAATTGATTACCATGCCATTCTTACTAATTAGAGTTCCTACTATTCTAGATTAGAAACAGTAGTAAACATCattgaaatgaaaacaaatttgataaaaaagaagGTTGATTTTACCTCTGATAGGAAGCTCCCCAGCTTTGATTATATCAGTAATAGAATAATAAACCCAGAAACTACGAGGACTGCTGGTACGAAAACCAATGATGGGGATCCCAAGCTCATTCGCAACATCAATGGCAAACCCTGAAAACCCATCTGCAATTACACAATCCACCGGTGGATTGCTATTCATCAACATCTCTCTAAAACTCTGCTTGATTTTCATTATAATGGCTTCTTCATACGTCTCAAGGAACCAATTCCCTGATCTGGGATGATCAAGAGGAAGACCATCGGTTATGGTCTTGAGTTCGAACCCTGGGTATCTTTTAAAATAGGCAACAATGTTGGTGAACTTGATCAGGCGTTCATGGTTATGGTGGGAATTGAGGAAAGTGAGCTTGAAACCGGCGAGGGCTAATAGTTCAGCtagcttaatcatggagtttaTATGGCCTTGTAATGGGAGAGGGAAGATGACAACATGTGGAGGACGAGATTGTGAAGGAGAATCCATTTCCATGTAAATTACAGGATTGGTTTTTTGACGGGgattttgagtttttaagtgCTTTAAAGATCAATGTTTTGGGGGCTGCCGTTGAATGGTCAACAATGTCTGTTAGGACACGGGTTGGAGAAATTTAGGTCAAAAAGTAGGAATTTATGGATAAAAACAATACTATTACTAATTTGACCCTTCAATGTTGACATCATCACAATTAACCTTTTGATTTATTAGCAAATATTTATTCgtcaatatatatttattggaGTTAATTCAGTAATTAATTCTACACATTTTTTAGGCCCATTAAATGATAGATGCTGACAAACAAGTTTTAAAACAGTTTTCTATCCAGGGCGAGGATCGAACTCTCGACCGCtaattaatggaagaaaaaCTCTTACCATCTCACTTAATTCTCATGATTTATTAGTCATTATATTTAGtcaatgataattttaaagagttattAGTATGATTCACTTAATTGTTTAAAGAGATACtctaattaaagaaattgaaGCCAAATTACACAAGTTTATTGAGGGGAGTGTATTGGTGCTACTATTGAAGAGGAGTTCTCTTTatgtaacgacccaaaatccGTGGGCATCGAAAAAGTATATTATCGGGCCTCTATCCTAGTAAACCgagtcataaataattattagaattaattatgagtttagttgagtgcttaattaggtattaattaggtgaatttagtctaattaagaataattaggaaaaaggatcaaattgaataaagagtgCAAGTCTAATTATggattaaaagaaagtaaaagggCTAAAAGGGCAATTGAGCCATTTAGCATAGTTGAGGCAgcataaaggaaataaaatctaagattttatttgttttaattatataattaatgatatttaaatataatttatattatatgaatttatgataattaaattataatgatattatattattaaataaatcaaaatatgcaATTGTATGGATAGgataaaataatacatgtgtaattaaagtatgtatatatttgtagtttatagatttaatttgcttattaattaagtataagatatttattatttattattagtaattactaaattaaaagatatttaataattaaataattagtataagatttttggttaataataaattaagattttgcCAAGTGTacggtaaaaataaaatacaagtgtattatatttatttacttggaaattaagtaaaagataattattaattaagtaattatattatgagatttttatttgataaattagttaGATTAAGACAAATGTATGGTTATGAATATGACATGTgtagtaaaagatatttatattaattattatatattatattcttataacataaagtaaataaaataaaatgaaataaaagaaagaaagaaacagaataggaAGAGTTCAACAAGTGAGCTCCAAGCAACAATTTGAGCATATTTTAGATCCAATTCGATCTGACGGCCAGTGTCGgagattgaagaaaaaagttgtttgaattttaattctCAGATTCGTGACGTCTAaagttattttatgaaaaaaattgaactgtaaAAGAGAAGGTAAAAGAGAACTTCCGAAATTT
This genomic window from Gossypium raimondii isolate GPD5lz chromosome 10, ASM2569854v1, whole genome shotgun sequence contains:
- the LOC105777209 gene encoding 7-deoxyloganetic acid glucosyl transferase, yielding MEMDSPSQSRPPHVVIFPLPLQGHINSMIKLAELLALAGFKLTFLNSHHNHERLIKFTNIVAYFKRYPGFELKTITDGLPLDHPRSGNWFLETYEEAIIMKIKQSFREMLMNSNPPVDCVIADGFSGFAIDVANELGIPIIGFRTSSPRSFWVYYSITDIIKAGELPIRGSEDMDRLITTVPGMETYLRCRDLPSFCRKSDIEDSTVQLIVKQTRKSTEADALIFNTTDELDGPILSQIRTKCANIYPIGPLHAQLNTKLKAKHGESFDQFSNALREEDKSCIPWLDKQPYRSVIYVSFGSITSTSRDQLVELWYGLLNSKTKFLFVVRPDSVIGKDGEGEDVVKELMEKSKDRGYIVDWAPQEVVLNHQAVGGFLTHSGWNSTLESIVAGVPMVCWPYFADQQVTSRVVSRVWKIGLDMKDVCDRKIVENMVNDVMVDRKEFVNSATDMAKVINQCVSIGGSSSNNLDRLIEDIRMKRLKTTKRL
- the LOC105774967 gene encoding UDP-glycosyltransferase 76F1, giving the protein MDRQINSVEMEQRKGRRLVLFPLPLQGHINPMFDLANILHSRGFSITIIHTTFNSPNPSNYPHFTFRIISEDLPENNRCTKDLIAFVSMLNAICGSPFRDCLADLLSDTSEEPIACLISDAILYFTQDVANELKVPRMVLRTGAASSFCVFSSFPLLREKGYLPIQDSQLEEPIVDLPPLRVKDLPVIHTNDPEDLYNVVVGMVEQSIASNGMIWNTFEELEGTSLATLHQKLGVPLFPIGPFHKCFAVTSSTTSSSLLTHDQSCISWLDKQDPKSVIYVSFGSLASISETQFLEIAWGLANSNQPFLWVVRPGLVHGSNWVEPLPNGFLETLGGKGHIVKWAPQQQVLAHPSVGAFWTHNGWNSTLESICEGVPMVCMPCFTDQKVNARYVSEVWGIGLQLEKGLERGEIQRTIKRLMVDKDGEYIRERMLNLKEKSNLCLSESGSSKQALDSLVHHILSLESLTFHTH